A window of Leptotrichia sp. oral taxon 215 str. W9775 contains these coding sequences:
- a CDS encoding glycoside hydrolase family 2 TIM barrel-domain containing protein, with translation MSIKKLIENLENLSILGIDRVEPRSTFFGYDSMEKAETYNRDFSNGFKLLNGNWKCLYNEYPLNFPENFFLPEFDDSNWDTIYVPSNWQMEGYDKPWYTNVQYPFSVNSPHIPNLNPSMAYRRKFFMSDKDLDNIQYLKFEGVDSAFHVWINGIYAGYSQGSRIPSEFKINEFITQGENTLCVLVHKWNVYSYLEDQDMWWLNGIFRDVYITSQPKCHIYDVFAKTSLNETYENGILDLEVNITGQNKENSNSFSLEIILKNINSNDFLVREEYSLDSIHSTAEHDIEKYNFHYELENILKWSAETPNLYEFYAVLKENGVISQVIPLKIGFKKIEIKDGVMLFNGKYIMLKGVNRHESHPVYGRSVRIEDMIKDLKLMKEHNINAIRTAHYPDDPRFYDLCDEYGFYVIDEVDLETHGFEIINKRNYLNNLDEWKPAFLDRAERMVERDKNHPSIIMWSLGNESGYGKNHAAMADYMKKRDDSRLVHYEGETREIFEANGGVPQADPESSDVHSTMYTSIETMEKVAKLDFLKKPHIMCENLHAMGNGPGGIKELWELFYREKRLQGGFVWEWCDHGILQTTENGEKYFAYGGDFGDTPNDRNFVIDGLVNPDRVPSPALLEYRKAIEPIKMQALNDEKTEYEVENRYDFISLDNFICSYEIKNAGKTVTSGYLENIKINSSEKGTVKIDMTKNDIFLTAGEKYHDDFYITFSWKLKKKIGLLEAGTELAFHQEKLPSPSNNLKECKNLQKTDNAFFERTSEKFDVIETETEVKIDFFNRQLIFDKNTGKIKAYYYDGVNVFQDGPMLNLWRAPIDNDILGLEEFGAKKVLEHWKEKNIHLLQHNIRSFEIIEKNHDYAVINVSSEIAPPVLDWGYKTDYMYIIHRNGMISVKISGKLYGNAPETLPRIGVVMNIDKRFKNVKWLGLGPHESYIDSCSSVKFDLWERKIEDMHTPYIFPQENGNRHNVKSFSLEDERNIRMYFETLDEKFDFSISEYTIENIENAGHTYDLKKSDFLQLKIDMEQYGLGSASCGEEVLEKYRLYCKDFEFSFKFSVFSR, from the coding sequence ATGAGTATAAAGAAACTGATAGAAAATTTAGAAAATTTAAGCATTTTGGGAATTGATAGAGTAGAGCCACGTTCAACTTTTTTTGGATATGACTCAATGGAAAAAGCAGAAACTTACAACAGAGATTTTTCCAATGGTTTTAAACTTCTTAATGGAAACTGGAAATGTCTGTACAATGAATATCCCCTCAATTTTCCTGAAAATTTTTTCCTGCCTGAATTTGATGACAGTAACTGGGATACAATATATGTCCCTTCAAACTGGCAAATGGAAGGATATGACAAGCCATGGTATACAAACGTCCAGTATCCGTTTTCTGTAAATTCTCCCCATATACCAAATTTAAATCCAAGTATGGCATATAGAAGAAAATTTTTCATGTCAGATAAAGATTTAGATAATATCCAGTATCTGAAATTTGAAGGAGTTGACAGTGCCTTTCATGTATGGATAAATGGAATTTATGCAGGTTATAGCCAGGGAAGCCGTATTCCTTCAGAATTTAAAATTAACGAATTTATAACTCAGGGAGAAAATACACTTTGTGTACTTGTTCATAAGTGGAATGTATACTCATATCTTGAGGATCAGGATATGTGGTGGTTAAATGGTATTTTCAGGGATGTCTATATAACTTCTCAGCCTAAATGCCATATATACGATGTATTTGCAAAAACTTCCCTTAATGAAACATACGAAAATGGAATTTTAGATTTGGAAGTGAATATTACTGGTCAAAATAAAGAAAACAGCAATTCTTTCTCTCTGGAAATTATTTTAAAAAATATAAATTCCAATGATTTTCTTGTTAGAGAAGAATATTCTTTAGACAGCATTCATAGCACTGCTGAACATGACATTGAAAAATACAATTTTCATTATGAACTGGAAAATATTTTAAAATGGTCTGCAGAAACTCCAAATTTATATGAATTTTATGCTGTTTTAAAGGAAAATGGGGTAATATCTCAAGTTATTCCATTAAAAATTGGATTTAAAAAAATTGAAATAAAAGATGGTGTAATGCTCTTCAATGGAAAATATATTATGCTAAAAGGTGTGAATCGCCACGAATCACACCCTGTCTATGGGAGAAGTGTAAGAATTGAAGACATGATAAAAGACTTGAAACTGATGAAGGAGCATAATATTAATGCTATCCGTACTGCCCATTATCCTGATGACCCTAGATTTTACGACTTGTGTGATGAATATGGATTTTATGTAATAGATGAAGTTGACCTTGAAACTCATGGATTTGAAATTATTAATAAAAGAAATTACCTGAACAATCTTGATGAATGGAAACCTGCATTTTTAGACAGGGCTGAAAGAATGGTGGAAAGGGATAAAAATCATCCTTCTATTATTATGTGGTCTCTTGGAAATGAATCGGGTTATGGAAAAAATCATGCCGCCATGGCTGACTATATGAAAAAACGTGATGACAGCAGACTTGTACACTATGAAGGGGAAACAAGGGAAATTTTTGAAGCAAATGGAGGAGTTCCTCAAGCAGATCCTGAAAGTTCTGATGTTCACTCTACAATGTATACTTCCATTGAGACAATGGAAAAAGTTGCAAAACTTGATTTCCTTAAAAAACCTCATATAATGTGTGAAAATCTTCATGCTATGGGAAATGGACCTGGAGGAATAAAGGAATTATGGGAACTGTTTTATCGTGAAAAAAGACTGCAGGGAGGATTTGTATGGGAATGGTGTGACCATGGAATTCTTCAGACAACCGAAAATGGGGAAAAATATTTTGCTTACGGAGGAGATTTTGGAGATACTCCAAATGACAGAAACTTTGTTATAGATGGTCTTGTAAATCCTGACAGGGTTCCTTCACCTGCACTTTTAGAATATAGGAAAGCTATTGAGCCAATAAAAATGCAAGCTCTAAATGATGAGAAAACTGAATATGAAGTTGAAAACAGATATGACTTTATCAGCCTTGATAATTTCATATGCAGTTATGAAATTAAAAATGCAGGAAAAACTGTTACGAGCGGTTATCTTGAAAATATAAAAATAAACTCTTCAGAAAAAGGGACAGTTAAAATAGACATGACAAAAAATGACATTTTTCTAACTGCAGGAGAAAAATATCATGATGATTTTTATATTACTTTTTCATGGAAACTGAAGAAAAAAATAGGACTTTTGGAAGCAGGCACAGAACTGGCTTTTCATCAGGAAAAACTTCCGTCACCTTCTAATAACCTTAAGGAATGTAAAAATCTTCAGAAAACAGATAATGCCTTCTTTGAGAGGACTTCTGAAAAATTTGATGTGATTGAAACTGAAACCGAAGTAAAAATAGATTTTTTCAACAGACAGCTGATATTTGACAAAAATACAGGAAAAATAAAAGCTTATTATTATGATGGAGTAAATGTATTTCAGGACGGTCCTATGCTAAATTTATGGCGTGCTCCTATTGATAATGATATACTTGGTCTTGAAGAATTTGGTGCTAAAAAAGTTCTGGAACATTGGAAGGAAAAAAATATTCATTTGCTTCAGCATAATATCAGAAGTTTTGAAATTATAGAAAAAAATCATGATTATGCTGTAATTAATGTTTCATCTGAGATTGCCCCTCCTGTGCTTGACTGGGGATATAAAACTGATTATATGTATATAATACACAGAAATGGCATGATTTCAGTAAAAATTTCAGGAAAACTCTATGGAAATGCACCTGAAACATTGCCTAGAATTGGGGTTGTAATGAATATTGATAAACGTTTTAAAAATGTTAAATGGCTCGGTTTAGGACCTCATGAATCTTACATTGATTCATGCAGCAGTGTAAAATTTGATTTATGGGAAAGAAAAATCGAAGATATGCATACTCCTTATATTTTTCCTCAGGAAAATGGAAACAGACATAATGTAAAGAGTTTTTCTCTTGAAGATGAAAGAAATATCAGAATGTATTTTGAAACACTTGATGAAAAATTTGACTTCAGTATCAGTGAATATACTATTGAAAATATTGAAAATGCCGGACATACTTATGATTTGAAAAAATCTGATTTCCTTCAGCTGAAAATTGACATGGAGCAGTATGGACTGGGTAGTGCCAGCTGTGGTGAAGAAGTGCTTGAAAAATATAGACTTTATTGTAAGGATTTTGAATTTTCATTTAAATTTTCAGTTTTTTCCAGATAG